A part of Paenarthrobacter sp. A20 genomic DNA contains:
- a CDS encoding PLDc N-terminal domain-containing protein, producing MAGKKSWRDMSKGQRISVVVSGVLNLALLVAAQRSIAKTPDSNIRGKKAVWRAVSFINFFGPVSYFLFGRRRDAAGLNS from the coding sequence ATGGCCGGCAAGAAATCGTGGCGCGACATGAGTAAAGGTCAACGCATTTCAGTCGTGGTCAGCGGAGTGCTGAACCTGGCTCTGCTGGTGGCCGCGCAGCGCAGCATCGCCAAGACCCCGGACTCGAACATCAGGGGCAAGAAGGCCGTCTGGCGCGCAGTGTCCTTCATCAACTTCTTCGGCCCGGTCAGCTATTTCCTGTTCGGCCGCCGTCGGGATGCAGCAGGGTTGAACAGCTAA
- a CDS encoding cell wall metabolism sensor histidine kinase WalK produces the protein MTHPSTWDIGEKKKLLVFQRSFHEHTLRMRVVLSQLPLSVCVCISAILVWLFFPATLENPLFLIFLLSQAFLLALCVIVPWHRLPFASFLSIPILDMVSISFGREGGQEALTGVSVLVVLPVIWLCASGLYPKLAIALSFLGPLGIVWIPLFIRGDVTEQALTKPLLFPILILGIGVSVSVLTLSMVRQQRAMEQKDEALKEALDVSTKQERLLNTVMEALPLGVVAVDGNGHDILMNRRQRQTHTLATPSDNEDPNESQLLVFDTDRTTPLPTDRRPVRRAVLGERFTDQLVWLGAGQEQRAFTTSARPMVDDDGKFAGSVVVFSDVTDLVNALAAKDDFVANVSHEFRTPLTSILGYVELILDDPDVLDARSRKQLDIVRRNAERLLTLVSDLLAVRSGQIVIQPHAVDVAELVRGSVTSAEPRAAKAGIRLSMDLPDALEAHVDSSRIAQVLDNLVSNAIKYSPDGGDVEVAAWEDEDYVFCRVTDTGMGMNEEEQAEAFTKFFRAGGVRNSTIPGVGLGLPISKAIVEAHGGTITLTSEPGRGTTFTVKMPA, from the coding sequence ATGACCCACCCTTCGACTTGGGATATTGGTGAAAAGAAGAAACTCTTGGTTTTTCAACGCTCCTTCCACGAACATACCCTGCGGATGCGTGTAGTCCTCAGCCAGCTGCCCCTATCGGTTTGTGTTTGTATTTCGGCCATCCTGGTGTGGCTGTTTTTCCCGGCCACGCTGGAAAACCCCCTCTTCCTGATATTCCTGCTCAGCCAGGCATTCCTTTTGGCGCTGTGCGTCATTGTCCCGTGGCACCGGCTGCCCTTTGCCAGCTTCCTCAGCATTCCCATCCTGGACATGGTGTCGATCTCGTTCGGTCGCGAGGGCGGCCAGGAGGCACTCACCGGCGTCAGCGTTTTGGTGGTCTTGCCGGTCATCTGGTTGTGCGCGTCGGGGCTTTATCCAAAGTTGGCCATCGCCCTGTCGTTCCTCGGCCCGTTGGGTATCGTGTGGATCCCCTTGTTTATCCGTGGTGACGTCACCGAACAGGCCCTGACCAAACCGCTGCTCTTCCCCATCCTGATTCTCGGGATCGGAGTTTCCGTCAGCGTTCTGACGTTGAGCATGGTGCGCCAGCAACGCGCCATGGAGCAAAAGGACGAGGCACTCAAGGAAGCATTGGATGTCAGCACCAAGCAGGAACGGCTCCTGAACACCGTCATGGAGGCCTTGCCCCTGGGAGTCGTGGCCGTGGACGGCAACGGGCATGACATCCTCATGAACCGCCGCCAACGCCAAACCCACACCCTGGCAACCCCCTCGGACAACGAGGACCCCAACGAATCCCAGCTGCTGGTGTTTGATACTGACCGGACCACGCCGCTGCCCACGGACCGCCGCCCCGTGCGGCGTGCGGTGCTCGGTGAACGCTTTACTGACCAGTTGGTGTGGCTCGGAGCAGGACAGGAGCAGCGCGCCTTTACCACCAGCGCGCGTCCCATGGTGGACGACGACGGGAAGTTCGCCGGTTCCGTAGTGGTCTTCAGCGACGTGACGGACCTGGTCAACGCGCTTGCTGCCAAGGATGACTTTGTGGCCAACGTGTCCCACGAGTTCCGGACTCCGCTGACCTCCATCCTGGGCTACGTGGAACTGATCCTGGATGATCCCGACGTACTGGATGCACGGTCCCGCAAACAGCTCGACATTGTCCGGCGCAACGCCGAACGACTCCTCACCCTCGTCTCCGACCTCCTGGCCGTCAGATCCGGCCAGATTGTCATCCAGCCCCACGCAGTGGACGTGGCAGAGCTGGTGCGAGGCAGCGTAACCTCCGCCGAACCCCGGGCTGCCAAAGCCGGCATTCGGCTTTCCATGGACCTCCCCGACGCCTTGGAAGCACACGTTGATTCCTCCCGCATCGCCCAGGTTCTGGACAACCTGGTATCCAATGCGATCAAGTACTCCCCCGACGGCGGCGACGTGGAAGTAGCGGCCTGGGAGGACGAAGACTACGTGTTCTGCCGGGTCACCGACACTGGGATGGGCATGAATGAGGAGGAGCAGGCCGAGGCGTTCACCAAGTTCTTCCGGGCCGGCGGCGTCCGTAACAGCACCATCCCCGGCGTCGGCCTTGGGCTGCCCATCAGCAAGGCAATCGTTGAAGCCCACGGCGGCACCATCACCCTGACCAGCGAACCGGGACGGGGCACCACCTTTACGGTGAAAATGCCCGCCTGA